One Nicotiana tomentosiformis chromosome 4, ASM39032v3, whole genome shotgun sequence genomic window carries:
- the LOC138909733 gene encoding uncharacterized protein, translated as MAPKKKARTGQRANVTPGVTVNPIVDDAGEHPSSENIPPATTMPGSTTTDQAAPVPTPTEGATAPPTDILVPPPAPPSDFGSHSERYCSSRRNVGRGAAQPANSVATTSIAPPARGTPAPVGRGAARGGAQNLGGPSRFYTMRRRQESEASPDVVIGILTVQSHDVYALIDPGSTLSYVTPYVAMEFGIEPKQLYEPFSVSTLATKMINKGCIYHLVRVINTDGEAPTLKSVLIVNEFPGVFPDELPGIPPDKETDFGIDVIPDTHPISIPPYKMAPAKLKELKEQLRDLLEKGFIRPSVSPWGAPVLFIRKKECH; from the exons atggcacctaagaagaaggcaagaaccggccaaagagccaatgtcaccccaggagtgacagttaaTCCTATagttgatgatgcgggtgagcacccgagtagtgagaatattcctccagctaCTACAATGCCTggctctactacaactgatcaggccgcacctgtccctactcctacagaaggtgcaacggctcctccaactgatattctagttccacctccagctccaccTTCCGATTTTG ggtcacattcagagagatacTGCTCGTCCCGCCGAAATGTGGGCAGAGGCGCGGCACAACCAGCtaattctgtagctactacatccatagcacctccagctcgaggcaccccagcacccgtagggcgtggtgcagctagaggtggtgcacaaaatttgggaggacccagcagattttatACTATGCGGAGACGTCaggaatcagaggcttctccagatgttgtcataggtatattgactgtccaatctcatgatgtatatgctcttattgatcccggttccactttgtcatatgtcactccttatgttgctatggaatttgggattgAACCAAAAcagctttatgagccgttctctgtatctactctg gccacaaagatgataaacaagggatgtatttaccatttggtccgggttataAACACCGATGGTGAGGCACCTACACTTAAGTCCGTGCttattgtgaatgaatttccaggagtctttccggatgaactccctgggatcccaccagacaaggagactgattttgggattgatgtgataccagacacacatcctatatctattccaccctacaaaaTGGCACCGGcaaaattgaaggagctaaaggagcaATTGAGAGATttattagaaaagggttttatccggccaagtgtgtcgccttggggcgcaccggtcctttttatAAGAAAGAAGGAgtgtcactga